In the genome of Nocardia terpenica, one region contains:
- a CDS encoding LLM class flavin-dependent oxidoreductase encodes MTATTRKPIVSVGYELPRAGMTGPARALLAVARAAEAAGVDYLVLPDRPAADPGGASAPAAAITAALLASGTEHLGVVVSTAIAYWEPYNLARVLASLDHISAGRAGWQVVTALDAAADANHRRAGFDPAANREARAIEYVPLVRDLWDSWEDGAFVHDKDSGCLVDVDRIHVLGHAGPALQVRGPLNVARPPQGHPVVFAAATDPLVASAADVLTTGRPGATDRPHRVLAVEPFVAADTRRAHELHGAAGTPEGDADRAVVVGAPAAVADRLLGWADSVDGFLVRFATLDQLAAFTDLVLPRLRAAGSPEPAGPRSLRARLGLARPANRLVATAAAERS; translated from the coding sequence ATGACGGCGACAACGCGAAAGCCGATTGTCTCCGTCGGTTACGAATTGCCGCGAGCAGGGATGACGGGGCCCGCCCGGGCCCTGCTCGCCGTGGCCCGGGCCGCGGAGGCCGCCGGTGTCGACTACCTGGTCCTGCCCGACCGGCCCGCCGCCGATCCCGGCGGCGCGAGCGCACCGGCCGCCGCCATCACCGCGGCCCTGCTCGCCTCCGGCACCGAGCACCTCGGCGTCGTGGTCTCCACCGCCATCGCGTACTGGGAGCCCTACAATCTCGCCCGGGTCCTGGCCTCGCTCGACCACATCAGCGCGGGGCGGGCGGGCTGGCAGGTCGTCACCGCGCTCGACGCGGCCGCCGACGCCAATCATCGCCGCGCCGGATTCGATCCGGCGGCCAACCGCGAGGCCCGCGCCATCGAGTACGTCCCGCTGGTCCGCGACCTGTGGGACAGCTGGGAGGACGGCGCCTTCGTGCACGACAAGGACAGCGGGTGCCTCGTCGACGTCGACCGCATCCACGTCCTCGGGCACGCCGGTCCCGCGCTTCAGGTGCGCGGCCCGCTGAACGTGGCCCGCCCGCCGCAGGGCCACCCGGTCGTATTCGCCGCCGCCACGGACCCGCTCGTCGCCTCCGCCGCCGACGTGCTGACCACCGGCCGCCCCGGCGCGACCGACCGGCCGCACCGGGTCCTCGCGGTCGAGCCCTTCGTCGCCGCGGACACCCGGCGTGCGCACGAATTGCACGGCGCCGCAGGCACACCCGAGGGCGACGCGGATCGCGCCGTCGTGGTGGGCGCTCCGGCCGCGGTCGCCGACCGATTACTCGGCTGGGCCGACTCGGTCGATGGCTTTCTCGTGCGATTCGCCACCCTCGACCAGCTTGCCGCGTTCACCGACCTGGTCCTGCCGCGCCTGCGCGCGGCCGGATCGCCCGAGCCCGCCGGTCCGCGCAGCCTCCGGGCCCGACTGGGTCTGGCCAGGCCCGCGAACCGGCTCGTCGCCACCGCCGCCGCGGAGAGGAGCTGA
- a CDS encoding LLM class flavin-dependent oxidoreductase encodes MSTKRAMHLGLMFWATGTHSAGWRHPDARGDAAYDIGLIQEVSRTVERAKFDFVFLGDRLATDPALQHSNPAQISRLEPFVTATAIAAATTHIGIVVTANPTYSDPYGIARMLASLDHISGGRAAWNLVTGADPAAALNFGRDAHWETDKRYDWAEETLRVVRDLWDGGDRAIGHRGTYFSVDGPLDVPRPPQGHVVLLSAGTSDRSRELGASRCDMVFAGPQPTLAARQAYYADIKERAARHGRADQVTVVPGLTPIVAPTTEEAVRLHDELNALLVLDPEEEVTDLVRAGGLGEGYKRNRACASRAFGIDIRGCRLDDVVPAEQLAAVSEEGARRLAEITRLTRRTADGPERITYADLVHGTPAQLSHVVVGNPEEVADMMQEWFEGDMADGFNIYPAYVPGSITAFTELVVPELQRRGLFRKDYHGRMLRDHLGLHG; translated from the coding sequence GTGTCTACCAAGCGTGCAATGCACCTCGGCCTGATGTTCTGGGCGACCGGGACGCATTCCGCGGGCTGGCGCCATCCCGACGCGCGGGGCGATGCGGCCTACGACATCGGCCTGATCCAGGAGGTCAGCCGAACCGTCGAGCGGGCCAAGTTCGACTTCGTATTCCTCGGCGACCGCCTGGCCACCGATCCCGCGCTGCAGCACAGCAATCCGGCGCAGATCTCCCGCCTGGAACCGTTCGTCACCGCGACCGCGATCGCCGCGGCCACGACCCACATCGGCATCGTGGTGACCGCGAACCCCACCTACTCCGACCCGTACGGCATCGCCCGGATGCTGGCCTCGCTCGACCACATCAGCGGCGGACGTGCGGCCTGGAACCTGGTCACGGGTGCCGATCCCGCCGCGGCCCTGAACTTCGGCCGCGACGCACACTGGGAGACCGACAAGCGCTACGACTGGGCCGAGGAGACGCTGCGGGTCGTCCGAGACCTGTGGGACGGCGGCGACCGGGCGATCGGTCACCGCGGCACATACTTCTCCGTCGACGGACCGCTCGACGTGCCGCGCCCGCCGCAGGGCCACGTGGTGCTGCTCAGCGCGGGCACCTCGGACCGCTCCCGGGAGCTCGGTGCGAGCCGGTGCGACATGGTGTTCGCCGGTCCGCAGCCGACTCTCGCTGCGCGCCAGGCGTATTACGCCGACATCAAGGAGCGGGCGGCCCGCCACGGCCGCGCGGACCAGGTGACCGTCGTCCCCGGCCTGACCCCGATCGTCGCGCCGACCACCGAGGAGGCCGTGCGGCTGCACGACGAGCTGAACGCGCTACTGGTCCTCGACCCGGAGGAGGAGGTGACCGATCTGGTGCGCGCCGGTGGCCTGGGCGAGGGATACAAGCGCAATCGCGCCTGCGCCTCGCGCGCGTTCGGCATCGACATTCGCGGGTGCCGCCTGGACGACGTGGTGCCCGCGGAGCAACTGGCCGCGGTGTCGGAGGAGGGCGCCCGGCGGCTGGCCGAGATCACCCGGCTCACCCGGCGCACGGCCGACGGGCCGGAGCGCATCACCTACGCCGATCTGGTGCACGGCACCCCCGCTCAGCTCTCCCACGTCGTGGTCGGCAACCCCGAGGAGGTCGCCGACATGATGCAGGAATGGTTCGAGGGGGACATGGCCGACGGGTTCAACATCTACCCCGCCTACGTCCCCGGCTCGATCACCGCCTTCACCGAGCTGGTCGTGCCGGAGCTGCAGCGCCGCGGCCTGTTCCGCAAGGACTACCACGGCCGCATGCTGCGCGACCATCTCGGCCTGCACGGATAA
- a CDS encoding ParB/RepB/Spo0J family partition protein: MSSHMVPVAPAELVVVPIALLAQADSPRTGGVDAEHVRLLAEVAGDLPPIVVHRSTMQVIDGMHRVHAALARGQNSVRVRFFDGDAAEAFVLAVESNIGHGLPLTLSDRRAAAARIARSYPYWSDRRIAATAGISPKTVAAVRARSAEEIPRSRVRVGLDGRVRRLPTPDADRCDVTDTPARRQPDTPVKKPAVGRVADTSGPQATALIQALRRDPSLRFSETGRTLLRLLDLHIVQSSTWGSMADSVPPHCTEIVAELARTSAVTWQLFADSLDRKSAEFDQQHRAPIPPQDYECRA, from the coding sequence ATGTCCTCACACATGGTGCCGGTCGCGCCGGCCGAACTGGTCGTCGTGCCGATAGCGCTGCTGGCGCAGGCGGACAGCCCGCGCACCGGCGGCGTCGACGCCGAGCACGTCCGGCTGCTGGCCGAGGTGGCGGGGGATCTGCCCCCGATCGTGGTGCACCGGTCCACGATGCAGGTGATCGACGGCATGCATCGCGTGCACGCGGCTCTGGCCCGCGGCCAGAACAGCGTCCGGGTCAGATTCTTCGACGGCGACGCCGCCGAGGCGTTCGTGCTCGCGGTGGAGTCGAATATCGGGCACGGCCTGCCGCTCACGCTGTCCGATCGCCGCGCCGCCGCCGCCCGCATCGCCCGCTCCTACCCGTACTGGTCCGACCGCCGCATCGCGGCCACGGCGGGCATCTCACCGAAAACCGTTGCCGCGGTACGCGCCCGATCGGCCGAGGAGATCCCGCGCTCACGAGTCCGCGTCGGCCTCGACGGCCGCGTCCGCCGCCTGCCCACCCCCGACGCGGACCGCTGCGACGTCACCGACACCCCCGCCCGGCGGCAGCCGGACACCCCGGTCAAGAAGCCGGCGGTCGGACGAGTCGCCGACACATCGGGCCCCCAGGCGACAGCCTTGATCCAGGCCCTGCGCCGCGACCCGTCCCTGCGTTTCAGCGAGACCGGCCGCACCCTCCTCCGCCTGCTGGACCTGCACATCGTCCAATCCTCCACCTGGGGCTCCATGGCCGACAGCGTCCCCCCGCACTGCACCGAAATAGTCGCCGAACTGGCCCGCACCTCCGCCGTCACCTGGCAACTGTTCGCCGACTCCCTGGACCGCAAATCCGCCGAATTCGACCAGCAACACCGCGCCCCGATCCCCCCGCAAGACTACGAATGCCGCGCCTGA
- a CDS encoding DUF6196 family protein: MSIETAEQTEQRLRRVIAEADLVVHDGVWCFTECPADQPPTLTGGTLAVVRDQESWSSLVPFTEDSDGVERFGIFSFHFPDGADNSGFVGWLATHLKSELGTGVFVVCGSNRARGGIYDYWGCPVDVLDQAIAVVGKLRNDLGGKPSGPR, translated from the coding sequence GTGAGTATTGAGACTGCGGAACAGACCGAGCAGCGGCTGCGGCGGGTGATTGCCGAGGCCGATCTCGTTGTGCACGACGGTGTCTGGTGTTTTACGGAGTGCCCGGCCGACCAGCCGCCCACGCTCACCGGTGGGACGCTCGCCGTCGTTCGGGACCAGGAGAGTTGGAGCTCCCTGGTCCCGTTCACCGAGGACAGCGACGGTGTCGAGCGCTTCGGGATCTTCTCCTTCCATTTCCCCGATGGTGCGGACAACAGTGGTTTCGTCGGCTGGCTGGCCACCCACCTCAAGAGTGAGCTGGGGACCGGCGTATTCGTCGTCTGCGGCAGCAACCGCGCCCGCGGCGGCATCTATGACTACTGGGGCTGCCCGGTCGACGTGCTGGATCAGGCCATCGCGGTCGTCGGGAAGCTACGAAATGACCTCGGCGGCAAGCCTTCTGGCCCTCGGTAG
- a CDS encoding helix-turn-helix domain-containing protein — MNPSELLAHPVRLRIVHALSGRVATTAQLCARIPDVSKATVYRHIDLLAEHGILEVAGERRVRGVVERSYRLRRERAVIDADTAAAATVDEHRRIFAMAMAILQAEFQTYLDSETADPATDLVGYRQHAIWLDRGELTRMIDDLRAVVAPRLAHEATPNRDPYLLSPILFPLASAEPAEQDRA; from the coding sequence ATGAATCCTTCGGAGCTGCTGGCACATCCGGTGCGACTGCGGATCGTTCACGCCCTGTCCGGCCGCGTCGCCACCACGGCGCAGTTGTGTGCGCGGATCCCGGATGTCTCGAAAGCCACCGTGTACCGGCACATCGACCTGCTGGCCGAACACGGGATCCTCGAGGTCGCGGGCGAGCGGCGGGTCCGCGGCGTGGTCGAGCGCAGCTATCGGCTACGGCGCGAGCGCGCGGTGATCGACGCCGATACCGCTGCCGCCGCGACCGTCGACGAGCATCGGCGCATCTTCGCCATGGCGATGGCGATATTGCAGGCCGAATTCCAGACCTATCTGGACAGCGAAACCGCCGATCCGGCAACCGATCTCGTCGGCTACCGCCAGCACGCGATCTGGCTCGACCGCGGCGAACTCACCCGCATGATCGACGACCTGCGCGCGGTCGTCGCGCCGCGTCTGGCGCACGAGGCGACCCCGAACCGCGACCCGTACCTGCTCAGTCCGATCCTGTTCCCGCTGGCATCCGCGGAACCGGCCGAGCAGGATCGGGCGTGA
- a CDS encoding alpha/beta hydrolase, producing MTMSIPERIGAEVVEHLRAARFRRVHEMFAPPLQALVSAEKLCTAWQSVQEKYGTVVDADAPTGTEGSSGTAVRVPMRLTDGELWVELVVDDAGRLAGLRLTPPVEPWQPPDYADPSAFDEYDMALDADPLPVPATVTVPRRRGSCPAVVLLAGGGPFDRDETSGSNKPLKDIAWGLTSRGIAVLRFDKITHAHPECLDETFTATDEYVPYAAAAVRALRTHAAVAADRVFVLGHSMGGKFAPRVAATEPAVAGLITMAADAQPMQWAAVRVARYLAALTPGGETAARQTLETLTRQAQSVDSPDLSPATPAADLPLGYSAAYWLDLRAYDPVATAAALAKPMLVLQGGRDYQVTVNDDLSLWQAALGDRPEVTIRIYTADNHLFFPGTGPSTPAEYLAPQHVDHHVITDIAAWITTSHTS from the coding sequence ATGACGATGTCGATCCCGGAGCGAATCGGTGCCGAGGTTGTCGAGCACCTGCGCGCCGCCCGATTCCGGCGGGTGCACGAGATGTTCGCGCCACCTCTACAAGCCCTGGTCTCTGCCGAAAAGCTTTGTACCGCTTGGCAATCCGTGCAGGAGAAATACGGGACCGTGGTCGACGCCGATGCACCGACCGGTACCGAGGGCTCGTCGGGTACGGCGGTGCGGGTACCGATGCGCCTGACCGACGGCGAGCTGTGGGTCGAACTCGTGGTCGACGATGCGGGCCGCCTGGCCGGTCTGCGGCTGACGCCGCCGGTCGAACCGTGGCAGCCGCCGGACTACGCCGATCCCTCCGCATTCGACGAGTACGACATGGCACTCGACGCCGATCCGCTCCCGGTACCGGCGACGGTCACCGTTCCCCGCCGACGGGGCAGCTGCCCGGCGGTGGTCCTGCTCGCGGGTGGCGGGCCGTTCGACCGTGACGAGACGTCCGGGTCGAACAAGCCGTTGAAGGACATCGCCTGGGGACTCACGAGCCGCGGCATCGCCGTGCTGCGATTCGACAAGATCACGCACGCGCACCCCGAATGCCTCGACGAAACATTCACCGCCACAGACGAATACGTGCCCTATGCCGCGGCCGCCGTGCGAGCCCTGCGAACGCATGCCGCGGTCGCCGCCGATCGGGTATTCGTGCTCGGACACAGCATGGGCGGCAAGTTCGCTCCCCGGGTCGCCGCCACCGAACCGGCCGTCGCGGGCCTGATCACCATGGCCGCCGACGCCCAGCCGATGCAGTGGGCCGCGGTGCGAGTCGCCCGCTATCTCGCCGCACTCACCCCGGGTGGCGAAACCGCCGCCCGGCAAACCCTCGAAACCCTGACCCGCCAAGCACAGTCGGTCGACAGCCCGGACCTCTCCCCGGCCACCCCCGCCGCCGACCTACCGCTGGGTTACTCCGCGGCATACTGGCTGGACCTGCGAGCCTACGACCCGGTGGCAACGGCCGCCGCGCTCGCGAAACCGATGCTCGTCCTGCAGGGCGGCCGGGACTACCAGGTCACCGTGAACGACGACCTGTCCCTCTGGCAAGCCGCACTCGGCGACCGCCCCGAGGTAACCATCCGCATCTACACCGCCGACAACCACCTGTTCTTCCCCGGCACCGGCCCCTCCACCCCCGCCGAATACCTTGCGCCACAACATGTCGACCATCACGTCATCACCGACATCGCCGCATGGATCACCACATCGCACACGTCGTAG
- a CDS encoding YbaB/EbfC family nucleoid-associated protein: protein MDAIESDFDREMGQLGEIYRKLAAMKVHATSPHDLARVTVNSSGVVVEVSIAEDAYKRSTPRQLSEDLNTAIRGAVQAAGQAREEVLGPVKSIVDGMADLGDIVAGAPSLRELEQQLSQPPAEPPDRSR from the coding sequence TTGGATGCGATCGAGTCCGATTTCGATCGTGAGATGGGCCAGTTGGGTGAGATTTATCGCAAGCTCGCGGCGATGAAGGTGCACGCGACGTCGCCGCATGATTTGGCGCGGGTCACGGTGAACTCGTCGGGTGTGGTGGTGGAGGTCAGCATTGCCGAGGACGCCTACAAGCGCAGCACTCCGCGTCAGTTGAGTGAGGATCTCAATACCGCGATCCGGGGCGCGGTGCAGGCGGCGGGCCAGGCTCGCGAGGAGGTACTGGGACCGGTGAAGTCGATTGTGGACGGGATGGCCGATCTCGGTGACATCGTGGCGGGGGCGCCGAGTCTGCGTGAGCTGGAACAGCAGCTGTCGCAGCCACCGGCGGAGCCGCCGGACCGATCACGGTGA
- a CDS encoding WXG100 family type VII secretion target, whose amino-acid sequence MADFWADPDRLRAVAPQFAQLGDDVEAALTKLQQGIDAEGPCWGDDKPGQEFAKKYPQGGGPGGTREALAALAKLADTLRATGDKITGSANAAQAQDQHSADQIRRV is encoded by the coding sequence GTGGCTGACTTCTGGGCGGATCCCGATCGATTGCGTGCGGTGGCACCGCAATTCGCGCAGTTGGGTGACGATGTCGAGGCGGCGCTGACGAAGCTGCAGCAGGGGATTGATGCGGAGGGGCCGTGCTGGGGTGACGACAAGCCCGGTCAGGAGTTCGCGAAGAAGTATCCGCAGGGCGGTGGCCCGGGTGGTACCAGGGAAGCCCTTGCGGCACTGGCGAAATTGGCCGACACCCTGCGAGCGACCGGGGACAAGATCACCGGGTCGGCGAATGCGGCCCAGGCTCAGGATCAGCACAGTGCCGACCAGATCCGTCGGGTGTAG